The Armatimonadota bacterium DNA window GCGACGTTCCGTGATCCGCGCTTACTCGATTGTGCTTGAGAACGAACCATCCGCAAAGAAGGTTTGACTCAAGCGGCTGACGACTGAGGCCCGCAGATCCACTAACGCAAATCACCCCTGCGGAGAATCGCGAAGGGCGGCCCCCACCGTTTCTCAAGCTCGAACCCGAGCCTCGCTGTGTAGAACTCGAGGACCGCATCTACGTCGTCAACAAGGTAACGCACGGTAGCCATGTCAATAAC harbors:
- a CDS encoding VOC family protein, with product MATVRYLVDDVDAVLEFYTARLGFELEKRWGPPFAILRRGDLR